The following nucleotide sequence is from Anguilla rostrata isolate EN2019 chromosome 3, ASM1855537v3, whole genome shotgun sequence.
TTGCGAAAGTTAAACCTTACTGAAGTTACGGTAGACCACATTGCACAATAATCTTGTCCACgtagacatttaaaaaaaaacaggtataCACATAAGACGCAATGTAAAAACAAAGTTAAACCAGGTTAAACAAACAGGTGTTTGTATAGCAACGGTATAGGTTCTCCAACTaccttttaattttaaaagaacttGTGGAACTGTTTGTTCCGACTTGTTTGCAATAGCAGCGATGAGAGGCTGGAGGTCAGGATCACTCATTGTAAAATAAGCCGAGTCCTTTAGATCTGGAGAGAAgcagaaaaactgaaacaataacGTAAAATACACTGGGCTACCGAGCAAGGACCGACTTTAGCTCTTAGTGCGGAAATTTAAGTCACtgagtagtactagtagtagtagtagtattcaCATCTGTTAACGTCGGTATTATCAATAATTATTGACAATAGTATAGCTTCTTGTCTACATTAATTACACCGCGAAACTACTGTCTAACAACACTGGCCCATGGCTATTTAAATACTAGAGAGTCGCTAATGACATTCCTCATTCATACAAtgggtcattttattttctaactCACCATGTGAACTGCTAAACTGTACAGATGCCCCTCGTTAACTCTGGCGCTCTTTCCGATGTTTGGTTTTTCTTTACTTAGTAACAGCTGTTTCCGGTGCTGTGTTTACCATGACTACGAAGAGGAACACAGCACTTTCGGTGTTCAGAAAACCAAATCGATCATTCTGTTATACTAGATGAATTTGTAGCTCCTCCTTCTCAGCAAGAgatactaaaataataaaccagAGTCTCAGACAAAGTAGTTTATTATCCCTGATAATAAAAGCCTGCCCCGTACGTAACACATAAATAGTTCCTATGGAAAATTGTAAAACGATTAGTTCCGCGAATGTTCGAGATGAGATATTTTTGTTAAGGGCAAGTCTAGacatctaaaaaataaaaataaaaactacaaattgtatttaaatCAATGTGTGCTTTTATAAATCGTTTGACTGTCCATGCTGGATTTGTGTTTCAGTGAATGACATACAGAACCTTGTTGTGCACATTGTTTCTAGGGGACTATTTTCACGAACGCAATAGCAGCGTGCAGTGCCTTGTTCCATGTCTTGCCCGGGCTGGACACAGCTGACTAGTATTTTGTTTTAACCTGCTTTTTAGACGGTAAGTTAACCACATGCCATTACAGTTTATTGTCTAGCTCCATCGATGTTTAGCTGGAAAGAAAAGCTTTGGTTCGACAAACGTGATGAAGCAGCGGCTTTAATGTCAGTGTGTTGTGAAAGTATTAGTCGTGGTAGATACATCACGCAAACCAAAGCCCTTCATACTGCACAGTGCTGTCATATCTTATCGTGAACCTTTGCAGAAGTTAATGTCCGCTGTCTCGTTAGGAAAACATTAATTCGTGTGATGGAACCACAGTGCAAACGCAGAAAAGCGTCAGAGAGTGAAACCGTGGCCTGGGGCGTTTTCCCCGTACTTTCGGATGAACAGTCCCAGGACGCAGAGTTACTGGAAGCCTATGCGGCTCCCATCATCAACAAGAAGGAAACCTCTCGCCTCGTGAAGGAGCTGGCCTCCATCTACCCGCTGCCCGGTGTTCAACACATCAAGAGAGTGAGAGCATGCAAGGACAGTGGCAGCCTCAATCCTTTAGAAGTCATTGTGTGTTTGGTGAGAGATGTACAACCGATTCCCAACAACGAGGATTTGTCCATCTCAGCCTTACTCCCCTCAGACAGAGTCGACATCAGTGGATTAGGGAAACCATTCCTGGTGAAAGTCCCTGCATATCCTCCATTAACCAGACCTCAGTTTGAACAAGCCAGCAGACACTGGCCAACTTCATTCCATGAGGACAAACGGGTGACTGTGGCTTTGAAAGGACAACTGTTTACTGCCGACCAGAAAGCCAAGATGCAGAAATTTATGACTGCTGCTGTAATGGCGGCAAAAGCAGGACGAGCGCTGGGAATGGATGCTGTTGGCGCCGTCATTGTTGATCCACAGACTGAGAGAGTACTTGCTACGAGTCATGACTGCAGGGGAGGCGCTAACCCTCTACATCATGCCGTTATGGTCTGCATTGATCTTGTGGCTCGgggccaggggggcggggcttacaaGTTTGACAGGTACCCCACCTGTCAGTTTTCAGTCCCAACTTCTTCACCTCACCAAAGCAGGACGGTCATTTCCCCCTCCGTGGACCTGCTTGGCTTGGATCaagcagagcagagctgggtACCGTACATATGTACTGGGTATGATCTCTATGTGACCCGCGAGCCCTGTGTCATGTGCGCAATGGCACTGGTCCACTCCAGGATAGGCAGGGTGTTTTACGGAGTCGCTTCAGAGGACGGTGCCCTGGGAACCAAGTACAAAATCCACACGCAGAAGGACCTTAATCACCACTTTGAGGTTTTCAAAGGAGTTTTAGAACAGGAGTGTGAGGAACTCAAACAGGACGGTGCACTAATTAAGTAGCTGTTCgttttaaaattcacatttgtcttttttaaattgtgtttcatTTGTAGGCCAGAAAGAATACACAAAAAAGTAAGAAGGATGTGTTATTTGGTATTACAAAAAACACTTCATGTTAAGTTTGTTTAACAGGTTCTTTTTATACAATTGGTTTTTATTGACATGAAAGGTTTTTCATAGTAACTGCAGTAGCTATTGCCTagtggttcatttaaaaatgttacttgTTAGAATTGTTATTAGCccattaaatctttaaaaaaaaagatttaatcaCATGAAAAGCCATATCTTTCTCTCAAACTGTAGTTCAAGATAAAGAGCATAAATGTTGATATACAATGAACCCCACTGACTGAAAGGAGGCCAATGGGAACCCACTGCCATGGTAACAGCTGCACGTGTCAATGCACAAACCAGCAAACCAGTGCAgcacaaatacataaatgcaaaaaaaagtgttcatacCTTTCTCTGCAAAATACAACACTTGAACCTTGttaatcaaaaacatttaatgtctGTTTCAGATTCAAGACATTTTACGCAAAACTATATACACTAACAAAACTCTTTACGCTATTTAGTAATAAGTCACTTAATGCAATTCTGTTCACCAAGGAAACCATGCAGAGCATTTTGTTTTCTACATGGTTTTCAGTACTGATGAGTTAGGTTTACACCCATTAAACAATGATAAATGTGTCACTTAACTGAATAACAGATCAAAGAAATCTTCAAATGATCAAAGAAATCTTCAAATGATCAACAgaaacatttgacatttttgtggCTTTTTGTTAAACACCCGGTATGACACCAATGCATGAACTCATCTAACTTTACCAGTCTGGGTTCAGAAGGCAAATGTcaaatttaaaagtgaaaaaaaagaaagaaaaaaagaaaacaaaacagaaaaaacaacctTCAAGTTCAAGACCTGGGCCTGCCTGGttcttcaacaacaacaaaaaaatacactttaaatacTTAAATTAGTAATGCACATAAGATTCTCATAATGTCCTTATGGTTACTCCAGGTGTATTCAAACAATGAAACTTACAGTTAcacaatgtacaaaactgcttaGTACACACTACTGGGGTACAGAGTACAGCAGGTTACCAATTCATCTCACCATGTACAAAGCAAGAGATGGAGCACTGGTCACAGGACTGGACCCTTCGCCTGCTCCTGGTTTAATATTTGTTGATGCCGAAGATTCGAACTCCGTGAAGCTGCGGTAGTTTGGGGATGAGCACACTCAGAAGCGAAGCCGTGTTGATTACAAAGTGTGTTGTGTCATACTTTGTGTAGAAGCTTGCAAGAAAATATCTGGGGGTGACAGAAAATTAACACTCAAGGGGTCATTCAATGAacagaaataacatttaaagCACATCCTgccaattttaaaaagtttaaatatttaactttggTTATGAAGCAAAGCCTTtcatcacagtaaaataaacttttttcctTTAAGCTCATTAGAGCATGctcgacattagattgtgtagAACGTGTTGAGAGCATAGTCTTACAGAATTATTGGCGAAATTGTGAAGAACTTTCTAGAAGATGTGAACTGCACGCCATAGTCCAGCTGCTCCCAGTGTGTCAGGAGTCTGGCTTTTCCTTGGTCAGGAGTCTCAAATGGAGTCCCCTTGACAGcatgcaaaaatacatacataccctGCAAGCAAGAGAAATGATCACAGGCTTTTATAATTCTCATAACGTTCAGATCcaatttaaatatttggatATTTCAGAAAGACTGCACATTGCAAACTACTTTTTGGTAAATTAAACACCAAGCGCATCAGACCTTGCATTCCTTTCTCGAACAGCAATATAGCACTTGGCTTTTGGTTAAAGCAGCTTGAGTCCTGTCCTGTCTAAGGGGGCTTCATTTCCtcagaaaaaggagaaaattaaCACGCACCTTCATGccataaataaaagcacagcaGTTTTGACTTATCAACCAGATGCTGGCAATGAGCTATTCAGATAAGAATGCAGCCCATTCTAAATTTAAAGGGTTCATGCAGGGTTTCGGAAATGTTAGCAAACTCGTTTTGCAACCACTGACAATAAGACAgaggaaaagaataataatggCAGGAAAGAACAGCTGTGGAATGGCTGTACTGATGTCACGTAGCATGTGGATTTCAGCTTTTGTATGAGCGCCTTTACTGTGCGAGTGACCTCGTCTTTTTTAGACTTCAAAATGGAGCCGATGTCCAACTTGACATGCTAATATATTGAGGAAAGATCCATTGTTCCAGCCCCAGCTGGTCTGGCGCTCCAGTTGCTAAGTTTAAACCAATGGGGTTGAGTCGACCGACGCTACCAGATACAGCGTGCCAGTCATTCAGCAGAAAGACACTGGAAGAGAAGGGGCCATACAATATAACCACAAAACTATTTCAAGTGCTTGTCAATGCCAAGAGAGTGCAAGCCATCTTACTTGGGGATTTTGTATCCAATGCAGTTCTTGTCTTATCAGTACAGCCTCTCATCATTAGGGAACAGTGAAGTTAAGTATGGCACAGTCTTGTGGATATGGGTCGGCATACATGTAAAGACATCTAGATGTGATAAAACATGCAGCTTTCAGGCTAAATATAAACGGTTCATCCATTCACTGCAAGGTGATAACATTTCCTGAAGCCACATGTAAGCCTTCAGTAGCACATCACACTAATGCACTGATCTCCAGCAAACTGACACACCCGTGTGGTATGGAATCCAGACAGAACCAGTCCTCGACTGCAGCTCGCACAGAATTAGCACAAGTGCTGCATCCTACTGGAGGTTTTTGGTAAGCCAGGTTTGTCCCTCTCTATTCTGCAATTGTGATTCCTCTGGTGGACTTGTTGCCTGTTCTCTACTTCTCCTAGTCTGAATCAAACCAGGtacaatttgtttttacaaactCAACTACGGTTAAccacaaagacatttttctccCTGAATGGTTTGCTCACAATAATGTGACCCTTGTTCTATCCACTCATGTAACAATGTTTCAACACCGCATGGATTCTCTCACAGGTTATGAAATTTACTTAGGAGTATTTTAGTACAGTAATGCAGTCATTTTGGCTTTAGGCTATAGCATTTAAGTGTTTCGTTTACTTTGCCATATTTGGGGCATTTCAAGTCACAAGCCTTCATATATTACGTGTACTGTTTGACTGCAAATACAgttactgcattaaaaaaaaatactccaaCCATTCACTTTATGTAAACTGATCCATGATGTTtccttttacttttatttacattatctcACAATACCTTCATGTCAGGAATTAATTTccatagttacattttttttccaggtccCTGTATGTGGTATATGTATGTAAGTCTATGCGTATCACCATGGTTTAGACACTTTTTAACATGGTGAGCAGAggaatgttttggttttgtccattttatttttaacataaaaaaaccaCTTATTATGAATGCGGTATTGCCACATATTGCATAACACAGGAGTACTATATTGAGGATGTAGCCAATGATCCAGATCCTAATGCTAATCCAGAGTAAAAAGACAGCTTTCATGCAGTGGGGCACACAATCTGCCCTTCACAGAACTTACCAAATTATGAATAACGTTAGTTAGGGTCCAGACGACCGGGACGCTGAAGAAAGGAATACTCAAGAGAACAATGTGCAACATCCCGACACCCAGCGCGTAGGTCAGCCAGATACCCCTACTGTTCATCACCCGCGTGTTGGGGTTCACTTCGCTGTGGGCCACACCAACATTCATTCTGATCTACAGTatgaggggggacagagagcacACGATTTACATACTTAAAGGTTATAAATAGTTCTGAAATCTGTTTCACTTATTCAAATGACGGCGAAGTGTAAAACCGCTCAGAGTCTTGTGTAATTAAAATCGCAGACCCACGAAGTACTTTATTACATTAGCTAATCCTGTTTCACAACGTGGCAGTCAAGAGGCATGGAAAATACAATTGCTTAAATACATCAGTGGACTGCAGCCGAGTAAAATAGTCTCAGTTGGACATTTTATAACCATTTTCACTGGCATTCTGTACTCCTTTACCCCTGCAGCACTGACGCCGGAATGTCTAGTGCAGCTTAAACTAGAATGCACTTTACATACAACGTCAGGTCTACGAAAGTACCACTTAAACACACAATTGTGATTAATCTTAAAAACTGCTTTCTTACGCCTTGATTAGTCTACAGGCAATTCAACTAATATCCTGAATAGTAAAATATGGATTAGAGTTGAAGCTCATTGGTAGTGAGCCGTTCACTTCGGTAAACACGTAGCTTTAAGAAGATCAATGGCCGATTATCCAAAGTTCAACGTTGCGTCATATTCTTATATTTGTCTTCGAGTCAAGAACATTTgaacaatgtctttttttgtatggtCAACAGATGTCTGGGCTTTCAGGAGAGATAGAAGAACGGCGTGGTGGAACCCACGTGTTCGTACTGATTTTTGATACAACATTGACTGGATCAAAACCAGGATTCATCCGAGACAACAATGAAATTTGTTATGAGGGACGCGGAGATAACACTGCTAGCAAGTTTAGACAATATTTAATCTCTCTTGTCAATAACATGCACCTGATTTGGTTGAATAAAACGTTcttatttaaactatttttgcGCTGGTGCAATTTTTCTAAAATGGCAGAGAATCGATAGGAAATTAGCTTTGACGGGGTTTGATCAGCAGGTCAAGGTGCGCACTGCGTAGACCACATACCAAGCTACCGCTAAATACCAAGCTTGCATTCAAAGGGATCAAATGTGTcagacacatactgtaaaaaGCAAACGAATCCATGCTTCACATACTAAAAAGTTATTAacgcagctagctagctaggcaaATTATCTATGCTAGTATAGCTCGCCGGCTACACATTACTCTTCAGTctaaattcagcaaataaaaaacatgctaACGTTAGGAATCTAAGAACATATCGATATTCGAATTCCGAAAGCATGCTGCTGGACAACAGCTTACAGAAAACGCGTAAATAAGATTTCAGATCATCCCTTTCACCAGAAGTAATATTAGTCAACAGCTCCTGAGAATACACTGCTACAGGAGCTAGCCTTGCTACAAAACTAGCAATCGTATTAGCCAACTAACTGGCTTTAAACAAgtatattttgaattttgttaTACAAATGATTGTGTACTATATTGAGAAATAGTTAACAAATCTTCATtacaagcttttattttgtcGTCCTTATGTCGGCATAGCTTGAGAGCTGTTGCTAGCATCAGGACTGGACTGAGCAACACCAGTTGAATTGGGGTTCTGATAGGAATATCTATCACATAGGTCACTTGCAAAAATACATGTTAAAATCGTatgttaaaaacacatacataattCTTCTGACATACTTACAGGCGATGCTTTATTAGTCGAATGCTACCAAAAACGACGCTAACTGTATCTCTCTGAAGAAATAAGGCCGTTTAACCCGTTCCCAgcgctgttgttgttgtggctgGCTGCTGAGTGAGAGCCTCTAGTTTCCTTCCCTCATAGAAGGAATGCACTCTGCGCGGAAGTGGAGAAGCGTCACCGAGTGATTGATGTCAATTTTACCCAATGACGATCGAATAAAGCTTTGCGTAAGTCGCACATGGAGGTCGGTTTCCGGTGTTTAGTTGAACTTGAATAAATATGTCAGCGTGTTCGGTCCAGTCAGCAGGAGTACAGAATATCCCGCCAGTGGACACTAAACACCGTTtacttttgttcatttaagtgaGCCATGtttttaagttattttcattttctagatgcagttattttttaactgGCTATAAGTGAACAATTTATCAACCTGTTATTAATCCTTGTTTTTAGAATCCGTAAATATGTAATAGTCGGCGAGGTAACTGATGCTTAGTTAATAGCTGCATATCTACTATCTATCCAGAATTGCATTTAGATGATCACGGTCATTATTCATGTGATTTCAGAAAACTTGAATGCAGAGGTGTAGTTTTTTAAGTGTATGTcaagtttgtttgtttctacaaacaaacaaacgacgGTCTCACTCAGTCGAGAGCAGGGGTATCCAAGTTTACCCGAAAAGTCCTGATGTAAATGCAGATTTTTGCCCTGCACCATACCGCGCCTTATTCAACGAATTAACTAATCATTGTCTTCATGAGTCGACTCGAGtatcttagtgctgggctaaaacaaaaaccgaGCTATTTTTCATGGATTATGTACATGTATCATGTTGCAGGTACCCGAATGTGGCAGAaatgaagcccctccccccggaAACCATTCGGTTGCTGTCCAGCTCACAGGTCATTACATCTGTGCTTAATGTTGTCAAGGAGTTGCTGGAGAACTCTTTAGATGCCGGAGCTTCAAGCGTTGATGTGAAACtggtaattaattaattttttaaacacatgatgAAAATTCTTGAAATTcttgtaaacccccccccccccaccgtaaAGGATTTTTAACTATCGAGTGAAATTAGTTCATTGCATCACTTAATTGACTTTTCAGCATTTACAACGTCATGACGTGTTTGACTTCATGCCAACAGATGCCACCCATCTGTTTACTTTCTGTACCGTTATTTCTTTCTGCCCATGTTGATAAACTTGAGTCTTTTCATTGAATGCAGTATGGATTTATAAGTGGTGTAATTGCATGTGTTAAGTATAGCATGTGTTAAGTATATTCTATTTGAAAACGGACATCAGCTCTTTCAAAAGACAGACTGATTTACACCTATCTTAACCCTGAGCAAGtgcatatttacatacacaaataaCTGATCAATAGCCTTTGATTTTGATTAATGCTAATGCACTGTTTCCATGTGAGAAGAAAGTAATTTGTTAAGTTTTAAATCCAGTATTAAAAATCTAGAAGCTTTTCTAGGTTGCTACATGGGACCTGACAAGTTTTAAGCTTATACAACCGTCACTTCCGGGTCGAGGCGAAAGATCACTCCATTTAAATTGTAACTGCCAAGCTgcatatatatgaataaaaacaggGTGAAATATTCTCTTTGAACATTTGGTTTCAGTACTGAACAAGGTGACATATGcctctgtattattattaattgcagTGTTCTTTGAGTACTGGACATAGCACTGCCGTGTCGGTCATATGTGCTGCTGTATAAATTGCGTGTCATGTGCTGCTGTATAACTCTTGCGTATTTGTGTGCGCTGTAGGAGAACTATGGACTGGATCACATAGAGGTGAGGGATAACGGCTGTGGAATCAAAGCAGCAGACGCCCCGGTGATGGCAGCAAGGCACTACACCTCCAAGATCTCCAGCCACCAGGATCTGGAACACCTGGAGACCTACGGTTTTCGGGGAGAAGCGCTGGGGTCTATCTGCGCTGTGTCAGAGGTGAGGGACACTCAACCCACATCAGCGCCTCCTATAGgtgattgtgtgtatttatatgagAGAAAAATGAGCATCTCAGTCAACATCCACCCAGCAGCCTTATGCAGCCCAGTGCATGTCTAACCATTACTTACAgtattgaggaaaaaaataatgggtTTTAGCAAGTCATGTGATGTGTGTACTGTTAGACCagctcctgttctctctcagttGTCAGTGGTCACCTGCTCTATATGTGAGCAGCTTGAACCCTCTGTTCTTCCCTGTTTTATGGTCCTGAAAATGAAGTGCGTACAGGTGTGTGAAGCAGCCGCACAATCTGCTGCCAGGGCCAGCCATGTGATTGGCCAGCTGGCCGTTGTGTCGCCCAGGATGGAGAGCTTGTCCAGCTGGCGGGATTGCATTTATCTCATCGTGCACCAGTGACTCTATTGGTCAATTTGCTGCCTGTGGTCAGCCTACAGATACAGTTCTTTGCCATTTACGGCCCTAGTCCGCTTTGTGTTTTGCTGTACACTTTAATACCTCGAGCCTTGCAAAACATTGATTGTACACAACTGCAGTGACTTCTGAAGAAATAGCGGAATGGCTGCTGGTGGTTTTCAGGGGTTGTGTGGACAGAAGAAACTTGTGCTGTTCGTGCATCAGCTTCCTTGAAATGTTGCACAACCAAATGATAAATGCATCTACAAAGGCCATATTGAAGAAAGTTGGCCATAATCGGGCTGACATAAGTGGTACGCAAGTAGCTTACGCATTAACGGCAAGAAGATTAAAATGCGTGCCAATTTTTTCACGGAATAAGTACCTAAAAATAGGTAGGCATTTGCACCATTTTGACATAAAATTTCCCTGCATCCTTGTAGGTACCACCCAAGGTCATTATGTCAACCCAGTGACAGTGGGGCCTGAGTTCTAAAGGGG
It contains:
- the adat3 gene encoding probable inactive tRNA-specific adenosine deaminase-like protein 3 gives rise to the protein MEPQCKRRKASESETVAWGVFPVLSDEQSQDAELLEAYAAPIINKKETSRLVKELASIYPLPGVQHIKRVRACKDSGSLNPLEVIVCLVRDVQPIPNNEDLSISALLPSDRVDISGLGKPFLVKVPAYPPLTRPQFEQASRHWPTSFHEDKRVTVALKGQLFTADQKAKMQKFMTAAVMAAKAGRALGMDAVGAVIVDPQTERVLATSHDCRGGANPLHHAVMVCIDLVARGQGGGAYKFDRYPTCQFSVPTSSPHQSRTVISPSVDLLGLDQAEQSWVPYICTGYDLYVTREPCVMCAMALVHSRIGRVFYGVASEDGALGTKYKIHTQKDLNHHFEVFKGVLEQECEELKQDGALIK
- the ormdl1 gene encoding ORM1-like protein 1, whose protein sequence is MNVGVAHSEVNPNTRVMNSRGIWLTYALGVGMLHIVLLSIPFFSVPVVWTLTNVIHNLGMYVFLHAVKGTPFETPDQGKARLLTHWEQLDYGVQFTSSRKFFTISPIILYFLASFYTKYDTTHFVINTASLLSVLIPKLPQLHGVRIFGINKY